CGTTGCCGATACCGAGCTGAGTATCTCCCGGCGGATGTCCCTATCGGCTGGAAAGGAGATTCATGAAATTGCCTCATGGAATAAGGCCGAGGCACTGATTTACTGGGCCCCTTTTGAGGTCGTGGGAGAGACACTGGGGTATCTCCAGATCGTTTATTCACTTGAGGATCTTTCAATCTGGCAGAGGACTTCAATGATCTTTTTTATGCTCCTTCTTCTCTCCATGTTGATTACCTCGATGATCCTCTTAAACCGCCTCATGTCACGCCTTGTTGCCAGGCCTATTCTGAAGCTTGCAACGACTGTGGAGAAGGTGGAAGGGGGAGATCTTTCGGCCCGTTCGGAAAATGCGAGAAATGATGAGATTGGCCAACTCAGTGACGCTTTTAACGGCATGATCGAACGGTTGCAGAAAGGTTTTCAGGAGATTGAAAAACAGAATCTCGAATTAAAGGAGTTAGATCAGCTTAAAAATGAGTTTCTGGCGAATGTCTCTCATGAAATCCGCACACCTCTTCACGCGATCATCGGTTTTTCAGAGGGGATGGTGGGGGGAGAGGGCGGACTGTTAAATGAGGAGCAGAAAAAATATCTCAAGATGATCCTTGAGAGCGGTAAAACATTGAACTCGCTTGTGGGACAACTGCTCGATTTTTCCCAAATCAAAGCGGGCAAGATGGTTATTCATCCCGAGGCATTCCCGATCCGTCGTATCCTGGAGGCCGTCTTGCCGGTTGTTCGTGAGATTCTTGGTAAAAAACCTGTCCAACTTGTGAATCACGTCCCGGAGGATCTCCCGTGGGTCATGGCGGATGAGGCGCGTGTCCGGCAGATCTTTTTGAACCTCCTCGAAAATGCCGTTAAATTCACGAAAGAGGGGACGGTTGAGGTCTTGGCATGCCCAAAGGGGAAATGGGTGCAATTTACGGTCAAGGATACCGGAATCGGGATGGAACAGGAGACGATCCAGTTTATTTTTGATGAATTTCGTCAGGGAGATGGCTCGACGAGGCGAGAGTATGGTGGGACAGGTCTTGGTCTCTCGATTGTAAAACAATTGGTGACGCTCCATGGAGGAGAAATTTGGGTTGAGACGATGAAGGGGAAGGGGAGTTCATTTCATTTTACACTGCCATCGGCCTGAAGAGGAATTCATAACGATGAGAAAAAGAAGGGGTCTGTTTTTCATCACCATCTTTATCAGCCTGATCAACCTGCAAGAGGTTTGTGCCGGTGAGGAGATAAAGATTGCAGCGATTTTTGCTGTCACCGGTCGTGCCAGTGGTTCCAACTTCTATGATCTCCGGGGAGCCGAGCTTGCTGCAAAA
This portion of the Deltaproteobacteria bacterium genome encodes:
- a CDS encoding HAMP domain-containing protein, with translation MRSLVQEINAAIALTLLVVAIIVGVGFFPYQQKQKNRFIDQRLLLLKTFKKSEERTLVDHIFEQKAEALYLQLERLGATPGIERIRVYDAEGRLLAGYPRSVADTELSISRRMSLSAGKEIHEIASWNKAEALIYWAPFEVVGETLGYLQIVYSLEDLSIWQRTSMIFFMLLLLSMLITSMILLNRLMSRLVARPILKLATTVEKVEGGDLSARSENARNDEIGQLSDAFNGMIERLQKGFQEIEKQNLELKELDQLKNEFLANVSHEIRTPLHAIIGFSEGMVGGEGGLLNEEQKKYLKMILESGKTLNSLVGQLLDFSQIKAGKMVIHPEAFPIRRILEAVLPVVREILGKKPVQLVNHVPEDLPWVMADEARVRQIFLNLLENAVKFTKEGTVEVLACPKGKWVQFTVKDTGIGMEQETIQFIFDEFRQGDGSTRREYGGTGLGLSIVKQLVTLHGGEIWVETMKGKGSSFHFTLPSA